A section of the Streptococcus oriscaviae genome encodes:
- a CDS encoding DUF7204 family protein: MTDFKCKADLERKYRGQRLYSVKMEEIR, from the coding sequence ATGACTGATTTTAAGTGCAAAGCAGACCTTGAGCGGAAGTACAGAGGGCAGCGGTTGTATAGTGTGAAAATGGAGGAAATACGATGA
- a CDS encoding helix-turn-helix domain-containing protein, with protein sequence MFAERLKQLRKESGLTQKQVAESLQVAQNSYSNWEKGIRTPLNPTIDKLAELFNVSSEYLKGNSDIRNPEEDIDLSDFEILYRNTSKGLSDEDKAQLEVDLKKFLLERQRLINAREKARNSD encoded by the coding sequence ATGTTTGCTGAACGCCTTAAACAACTTCGCAAAGAATCAGGTTTGACCCAAAAACAAGTTGCTGAATCTTTACAAGTTGCTCAAAACTCTTACTCTAACTGGGAAAAAGGTATTAGAACGCCTCTCAATCCAACAATAGATAAATTAGCCGAGCTTTTTAATGTTTCTAGTGAATACTTGAAAGGAAACTCTGATATTCGCAATCCTGAAGAAGACATCGACTTATCCGATTTTGAAATTCTCTACCGCAACACTTCCAAAGGATTATCTGATGAAGATAAAGCACAGCTAGAAGTTGACTTAAAAAAGTTTCTGCTTGAACGACAGCGTTTAATCAACGCAAGAGAGAAGGCAAGAAACAGTGACTAA
- a CDS encoding ImmA/IrrE family metallo-endopeptidase → MTKQRITSIAQNYIYKYMKMNDIKTHQYSYHSFFHYMTNKLDILVMEHNLHNDIAGLSIIDKHGHSSISYQKAHHPHRQNFTKCHELGHFLLEHEGSVFTFSHEQSPQESEANLFAGQILAPDIILYGKIVKDNKTFQEILKDLEISSETLKIRLTQLLSDNSTISPKTIETIIQDYLTLKNNNLKGFLEEISSKIILDYQNVKIDPLEHLEYLLEFNDIVTSLQVPELSKPSFKNKLPTHLSLQHYWGKGIEIYYCYNNQKLTAAKAKKNAKNIWFSLAY, encoded by the coding sequence GTGACTAAACAACGCATCACATCCATTGCTCAAAATTATATCTATAAATACATGAAAATGAATGATATTAAAACACACCAATATTCTTATCATTCATTTTTTCATTATATGACAAACAAACTTGATATTCTTGTCATGGAACACAACCTACATAATGATATAGCCGGTCTGTCTATCATAGACAAGCACGGCCACTCATCCATTTCTTATCAAAAAGCGCATCACCCGCACCGGCAAAATTTCACAAAATGCCACGAGTTAGGACACTTTCTACTAGAACATGAAGGATCAGTTTTTACATTCTCACATGAACAATCTCCGCAAGAATCGGAAGCCAATCTTTTTGCTGGACAAATCCTCGCTCCTGACATCATCCTATACGGAAAAATTGTTAAAGACAACAAGACTTTTCAAGAAATATTAAAAGACCTTGAAATCTCATCAGAAACCTTAAAAATTAGACTAACACAGCTCTTAAGTGACAACAGTACCATATCCCCAAAAACAATCGAAACAATCATCCAAGACTATCTCACACTCAAAAATAATAACCTTAAAGGCTTTCTGGAAGAAATATCCTCTAAGATTATTCTGGACTATCAGAACGTCAAAATAGACCCGTTAGAGCATTTAGAATACCTACTAGAATTTAATGACATAGTAACCAGCTTACAAGTGCCAGAACTATCTAAACCATCCTTTAAAAATAAGCTACCAACTCACCTCTCCCTTCAACATTATTGGGGAAAAGGCATTGAAATATATTATTGTTACAACAATCAAAAACTGACTGCTGCAAAAGCAAAAAAGAACGCTAAAAATATTTGGTTTTCTCTTGCTTATTGA